In Mytilus galloprovincialis chromosome 1, xbMytGall1.hap1.1, whole genome shotgun sequence, the following are encoded in one genomic region:
- the LOC143069070 gene encoding uncharacterized protein LOC143069070 isoform X1, with product MADFIWILFLALCILNEVIPVTASYCSYSYYYSYRSCEYQFPTGAIPGIVIGCIIFGVIVFVVVMAVCKQMKTSGNRGTVVQPTTRITTVQPPLPVSSFSNQQSGMSYPPPPGQNMAYPPPQGQFGYPQPPPPQGQFGFSQPQGQFGNQQPTPPQGQFGYTQLPPPQGQFGYPQPPPPAYSGNGASAPPY from the exons ATGGCTGATTTTATATGGATACTTTTTTTAGCACTCTGTATACTAAATGAAG TTATACCAGTCACAGCCAGTTACTGTTCTTACAGCTACTACTACTCCTACAGATCTTGCGAATATCAATT TCCGACTGGTGCTATTCCTGGGATAGTGATTGGTTGTATCATCTTTGGAGttatagtttttgttgttgttatggCTGTATGCAAGCAGATGAAGACCAGTGGGAACAGAGGCACCGTTGTACAACCGACGACAAGAATAACTACTGTCCAGCCTCCAC ttCCAGTGTCATCCTTTTCAAATCAGCAATCCGGGATGAGTTATCCACCACCACCAGGACAGAATATGGCATACCCACCTCCCCAGGGACAGTTTGGTTACCCACAACCCCCACCTCCCCAGGGACAATTTGGTTTTTCACAGCCTCAGGGACAGTTTGGGAACCAACAACCTACTCCTCCCCAGGGACAGTTTGGTTACACGCAGCTTCCTCCTCCTCAGGGACAATTTGGGTACCCACAGCCTCCTCCGCCAGCTTACTCAGGTAACGGGGCATCAGCACCGCCGTACTAG
- the LOC143069070 gene encoding uncharacterized protein LOC143069070 isoform X4 yields MADFIWILFLALCILNEVIPVTASYCSYSYYYSYRSCEYQFPTGAIPGIVIGCIIFGVIVFVVVMAVCKQMKTSGNRGTVVQPTTRITTVQPPPPGPSFPNQPAGMSYPPPPGQNMAYPPPQGQFGYPQPPPPPGQFGYSQPPPPPAYGDYGAPPPKY; encoded by the exons ATGGCTGATTTTATATGGATACTTTTTTTAGCACTCTGTATACTAAATGAAG TTATACCAGTCACAGCCAGTTACTGTTCTTACAGCTACTACTACTCCTACAGATCTTGCGAATATCAATT TCCGACTGGTGCTATTCCTGGGATAGTGATTGGTTGTATCATCTTTGGAGttatagtttttgttgttgttatggCTGTATGCAAGCAGATGAAGACCAGTGGGAACAGAGGCACCGTTGTACAACCGACGACAAGAATAACTACTGTCCAGCCTCCAC ctCCAGGACCATCATTTCCAAATCAGCCAGCTGGGATGAGTTATCCCCCACCACCTGGACAGAATATGGCATACCCACCTCCCCAGGGACAGTTTGGTTACCCACAACCCCCTCCTCCTCCGGGACAATTTGGTTATTCACAGCCTCCTCCTCCTCCAGCTTATGGAGATTACGGGGCTCCACCACCGAAGTATTAG
- the LOC143069070 gene encoding uncharacterized protein LOC143069070 isoform X2: MADFIWILFLALCILNEVIPVTASYCSYSYYYSYRSCEYQFPTGAIPGIVIGCIIFGVIVFVVVMAVCKQMKTSGNRGTVVQPTTRITTVQPPLPVSSFSNQQSGMSYPPPPGQNMAYPPPQGQFGYPQPPPPQGQFGFSQLPPPQGQFGYPQPPPPAYSGNGASAPPY, translated from the exons ATGGCTGATTTTATATGGATACTTTTTTTAGCACTCTGTATACTAAATGAAG TTATACCAGTCACAGCCAGTTACTGTTCTTACAGCTACTACTACTCCTACAGATCTTGCGAATATCAATT TCCGACTGGTGCTATTCCTGGGATAGTGATTGGTTGTATCATCTTTGGAGttatagtttttgttgttgttatggCTGTATGCAAGCAGATGAAGACCAGTGGGAACAGAGGCACCGTTGTACAACCGACGACAAGAATAACTACTGTCCAGCCTCCAC ttCCAGTGTCATCCTTTTCAAATCAGCAATCCGGGATGAGTTATCCACCACCACCAGGACAGAATATGGCATACCCACCTCCCCAGGGACAGTTTGGTTACCCACAACCCCCACCTCCCCAGGGACAATTTGGTTTTTCACAGC TTCCTCCTCCTCAGGGACAATTTGGGTACCCACAGCCTCCTCCGCCAGCTTACTCAGGTAACGGGGCATCAGCACCGCCGTACTAG
- the LOC143069070 gene encoding uncharacterized protein LOC143069070 isoform X3, giving the protein MTVLNWIIIIAVCILNEVIPVTSSYCYYSYYYSYSYCSYSGLSSSAIPGIVVGCIIFGVIVFVVVMLVCKSMKTRGNRGTIVRPTATIATVHAPPPGPSFPNQPAGMSYPPPPGQNMAYPPPQGQFGYPQPPPPPGQFGYSQPPPPPAYGDYGAPPPKY; this is encoded by the exons ATGACTGTTCTCAACTGGATTATCATTATTGCTGTCTGCATATTAAATGAAG ttATACCAGTTACAAGCAGTTACTGTTATTACAGCTACTACTACTCCTACAGCTATTGTAGTTATTCTGGACT TTCATCTTCTGCTATTCCCGGGATAGTTGTTGGTTGCATCATATTTGGAGttatagtttttgttgttgtaatgcTTGTATGCAAGTCTATGAAAACCAGAGGGAATAGAGGAACCATTGTGCGTCCAACCGCAACCATAGCTACTGTCCACGCTCCAC ctCCAGGACCATCATTTCCAAATCAGCCAGCTGGGATGAGTTATCCCCCACCACCTGGACAGAATATGGCATACCCACCTCCCCAGGGACAGTTTGGTTACCCACAACCCCCTCCTCCTCCGGGACAATTTGGTTATTCACAGCCTCCTCCTCCTCCAGCTTATGGAGATTACGGGGCTCCACCACCGAAGTATTAG
- the LOC143069129 gene encoding uncharacterized protein LOC143069129: MILIVYVCSCVILTNVKSVAGLCSNSTAELNFCDPDAGTIVGMVIGGIVAIILITIVILLACSHIRMLDNDDYLIHNTAVSTNPLGRSGQPPRYTRRTENRNIHQTTEQPSTV; the protein is encoded by the exons atgatacTAATTGTGTATGTGTGCTCATGTGTTATTCTGACAAACG TGAAAAGTGTAGCTGGACTATGCAGCAATTCTACAGCAGAACTAAACTTTTGCGATCC CGATGCAGGGACCATTGTTGGCATGGTAATTGGTGGAATAGTGGCAATCATTTTGATCACCATTGTTATTCTCCTTGCTTGTTCACATATACGGATGTTGGATAATGATGACTATCTGATTCATAATACAGCAGTATCAACTAATCCATTAGGACGCTCAG GTCAACCACCGCGGTATACCAGACGTACAGAGAACAGGAATATCCATCAAACAACTGAACAACCGAGTACTGTGTAA